GGGTTTTTTATTTTCTGCATACTGATTTCTTTCTTTCTTTCTTTCTTTCTTTCTTTCTGAACTCCTGCTGCCCCACTATCCCTACAAAACTCAGCATCTTTTTGATCTATTCACCTATGCGCTTATTACACCCATGGGCTTGGACTTATTCCATCCATCCTCCTCGTAAACAGACGCAACTGCCGCCACGGTGGCGGCAAGCGGGCGCGTTAGAATACAGATAAGCAGATCAAATCTTGTTCTTGTTAAAGTGCTCCATAGCATCGATTCGGTGATCCATTTTGAGACGAAAATCCAAACAAAAGTTGATGGATATAAACATATTTTTAGTTCTGAAGGAGCTTTGTGTCTCTTTTCTAAGTTGTTGAAATCTCTAGAGAACAAAGTTTTGGTCGAGTCACGAGAGCTTTTTGAAAGGGCCTGTGGTATTCTACATATATCAACAACAGGAATTTTCTCCTGTTCGATTTTTAAGTCTTTTTTGACTGAATCAAAAAAAGATCTCTCGGGGAATCGCCCGAGCACGGGAAAACAAAATTGAATAGCGCAAGAAAGGGTCGAGATGCGACAGGGTGTCTTATGGCTAATGCATACTTGTATTTGGCAGCGGCAATCGTTTTTGAGGTTTTGGGCACAATCACCATGAAGTATTCAGAGGGATTTACAAAGGTGCTTCCAGTCATTCTTACTATAGTTTGTCATGGAATCTGCTTTGTGGCTCTCGCTGTGGCGCTGAAGTCTTTACCGATCAGTATTGTTTACGCTATCTGGGCGGGTGTTGGAACCGCATTGATGGCTTTTGTGGGGCTCTGGATGTTTAATGAACCACTTCCAGTACAAAAAGTGTTAGCGACAAGTTTGATTATTCTTGGTGTGGTGATGTTGAACTTTTCTGAAAATAAACCGACTGAGCAAATTGCGAAAGCGGATAATGTGAAAGTTCTCCAGCCGAAGCAGTCCTCCGGGGCTGAAGTTCGCGAGGTCGCGACGATCACGGAAAGAAATTCTGGCTAGGTTAAAATATTTTATGAAATTTTAAGTGCTCTTTCTTAAAGGCGACATTCTTGTCGCCTTTTTTCGTCCTTCGGAAATCCATTTTATTCACTTTTTCTTTTTTCTCTTTCTTTCTTGATTCAATTCGCCAATCCGATCGTGATGACTTCTGTTGCAAGATAAGATTCAAAAACACTTTTTATATTTTCTTTATATCGATCCTGAAACAATTTACGCGCTGTTAATGCCCGAGGACTTACATTGTTAATTACTAAAGGACTAACAATGGATTTTAATATTGCTGATTTCTTTCAGATCTTAATGGTCTTAATGGCAGTGGTGGCGATGACACCCATTTTGGGTGGCTATATGGCGCGAGTTTTTCAAGGCGAGCAGACATGGTTTTCCAGGATACTGCGGCCGCTGGAAAAACTGACTTATAGAATTTCAGGTATACAAGAACACGAAGAGATGAATTGGAAGCAATACGCCTGGGCGCTGCTATGTTTTAACGTCATCGGTTTCATTTTTGTGATGTTGTTGATGATGTTTCAACAGTATCTGCCTCTCAATCCTCATGGAATTGCAAACACGTCTTGGCATTTGGCTTTTAATACGGCGGTCAGCTTCATGACCAACACCAATTGGCAAGCGTACTCAGGCGAAAGTACTTTAAGCTATCTCGTGCAGATGGCTGGTTTAGGCGTGCAGAACTTTGTCAGTGCGGCAACGGGGATGGCCGTCTTTCTGGTTTTGACCCGAGGGTTGTCTCGCCGGCAGATGACAGCTTTGGGAAATTTTTGGGTAGATCTAACAAGAACGATCGTGCACATGTTGCTACCTTTTGCTTTTGTGATGGCTTTACTGCTCGTCAGTCAAGGTGTCGTACAAAATTTTGATGCCTATGTCACGGCCACAACTGTGGAGGGTGCACAACAGATTTTGCCTCAAGGTCCTGCGGCTTCGCAAATAGCTATCAAACAGCTGGGTTCAAATGGGGGAGGCTTTTTCGGTGTGAATAGTGCGCACCCGTATGAGAATCCGACACCTTGGAGTAACTTTCTGCAAATGATGGCGCTGATTCTTTTAGCTGCGGCCAGTACCTACACGTTTGGAGTGCTGATCCAATCCAGAAGACAAGGCTGGATGTTGTTTTCGGCGATGATGGCAATATTGATCGTGATGCTCTCTTTATCTCTTTGGAGTGAATACAGATTAAACCCCTTTATTGGGCAAGGTGCCTTGATGGAAGGGAAAGAAACGCGCTTCGGTGTTACTAATAGTGTCCTTTGGTCGGTACTCACAACGTCGGCATCGAATGGCTCTGTCAACGCCATGCACAGTTCCTTATCACCATTAAGCGGCGGCATAGCCATGGTGAACATGATGTTGGGCGAAGTCATTTTCGGAGGCGTTGGCGCCGGAATGTATGGCATGTTGCTGTTTGTGATTCTAACCGTGTTTATCTCGGGTTTGATGGTGGGACGAACTCCTGAATATTTGGGAAAGAAAATTGAAGCCAAGGAAATCATTTGGGTTGTCGTGGGTGTTTTAGCTCCCTGTGTGACTATTTTGATCTTTAGTGCGCTGGCGATAATTACACCTGAAGGGTTGGCTGGACTTGGACATCAGGGTCCGCATGGTCTTAGCGAAGTGCTGTATGCATACACATCTGCCGCTGGAAATAACGGGAGCGCCTTTGGCAGTTTGTCCGTCAATACGTCCTTTTACAATGTGACTCTGGGGTTGGCGATGTTGATAGGTCGCTTTGCCATTATCTTTCCAGTGCTGGCGGTTGCCGGTAATTTAGCTGGAAAGAAGATGGCTCCGGCCTCTTCGGGAACCTTTAAAACAGATTCGTCTTTATTCGCCGTCATTCTTTGCGCCGTCATATTTATTGTCGGTGCATTGACGTTCTTCCCGGCTTTGTCGTTGGGACCCATCTTAGAGCATCTGCTGATGGTGAGAGGCTAAAGAGGAGTGATTATGAGTATTTCAACTTTGTCCGATAAAAAAATACTGAAGCAGGCTTTTTTAGAAAGCTTTAAAAAATTAAATCCGCAAGTTCAGTGGAAGAATCCGGTCATGTTCATTACTTGGGTCGGAGCTTTAGTGGTTAGCCTTATCGTCGTTTCTTACATCCGCATCGGCGTGGCATATACCTTTGAGTTGCAGTTGGCCTTGTGGTTGTGGTTCACCGTTTTGTTTGCGAACTTTTCGGAGGCTTTGGCAGAGGGACGTGGCAAAGCCCAGGCCGAAGCGATGAAAAAGACGCGGTCTCACACGATGGCGCGAAAAATTATCCAGGGGCGAGAGGAGCTCGTTGTCTCTTTGTCTTTAAAAAAGGGCGACGTGGTCGTCTGCGGAGCCGGAGATATCATACCCGGAGATGGGGAGATTACCGAGGGTATTGCCACCGTGGATGAATCTGCAATCACAGGAGAGTCTGCCCCCGTCGTGCGCGAAGCGGGTGGAGATCGAAGCGCTGTGACCGGCGGAACCCGAGTGATCAGCGATCGCATCGTGATTCGTATCACCGCAGATCCTGGACATAGTTTCTTAGATCGCATGATCAATTTGGTGGAAGGGGCAAAAAGACAGAAGACACCCAACGAGATCGCACTGGGAATTTTATTGGTTTCGTTAACCCTGGTGTTTGTTCTGGCGGTGGTGACTTTGAAATTTTTTGCCGATTATTCAGCGCGAAGCGCGGGGCAAGATTTGTCTCACATCGTGTCGGTGCCGATTTTAATAGCGCTTCTGGTATGTTTAATACCCACGACCATCGGAGGTTTGCTGAGTGCCATCGGGATCAGCGGGATGGATCGTTTGATTCGTAAAAATGTGGTCGCCAAGAGTGGCCGCGCTGTTGAAGCGGCAGGGGATATCGATGTTCTGATGCTAGATAAAACGGGGACAATCACTTTGGGAAACCGTATGGCCTTTGATTTTATGGCGGCTCCGGGAGTGGCACTTGAAGAATTGGCAGAGGCCGCGCAGTTGGCCTCGCTTAGTGATGAAACTCCCGAGGGCCGGTCTATTGTGGTTCTTGCAAAACAAAGATTCTCTTTGCGGGCGCAAAGTTTAGAGCCCCATCAAGCCCAATTTATTCCTTTTACGGCACAGACGCGTATGAGTGGTGTGGATTTAAAAACGTCCACAGGAATTCGCTTGCTCAGAAAAGGGGCTGGGGAATCCATCCAAAAGTACGTGGAGTCCATAGGGGGCTTCTTTCCAATGGCAGTGAAGAGTGCAGCAGATGGGATTGCTCGGCAAGGCGGAACTCCGCTTGTTGTTGCTGAGAATAATAAAGTGCTGGGCGTGATTCATTTAAAGGACATCGTGAAGGGCGGAATACGCGAAAGATTTGCGGAGCTTCGTCGTATGGGTATACGAACCGTGATGGTCACCGGCGATAATCCTTTGACGGCGGCGGCGATTGCAGCGGAAGCGGGGGTCGATGATTACATCGCTCAGGCCACTCCAGAAATGAAATTGCAACGTATTCGCGAGGAGCAGGAACGAGGTCACTTGGTCGCGATGACTGGTGATGGCACCAACGATGCTCCGGCTTTGGCGCAGGCGGATGTGGGGGTTGCGATGAATACAGGGACGCAAGCTGCGCGCGAAGCGGGGAATATGGTGGACTTGGATTCAAATCCCACAAAGTTGATCGAGATCGTGGAAACCGGAAAGCAACTGCTAATGACTCGAGGGGCGCTGACGACTTTCAGTATTGCTAACGATATCGCTAAATATTTTGCCATTGTTCCGGCGATGTTTGCGGGGCTTTACATGGTGAATGGGGAAGGGCCTTTAGGGGCTTTGAATATCATGCAGCTGCATTCTGCGCAAAGTGCGGTTTTGAGTGCTGTGATTTTTAATGCTTTGATTATCATAGCCCTCATTCCTTTAGCATTGCGAGGTGTGAAGTATCGTCCTCAAGGTGCCAATATCATTTTGCAAAGAAATTTTTTGATCTATGGTTTGGGCGGAATCATCGTGCCTTTTATCGGCATTAAAGTTATCGACGTCTGCATTGTTACGATGGGGTGGGTTTTATGAAGAGCTTTATTGTTTCAATAAGAATTTTTCTATTTATGACGGTTCTTTTGGGCGGGATTTATCCTGTCGCGGTCACACTCTTGGGACAGGCGTTGTTCCCTTGGCAGGCTCGAGGTTCTTTGCTTGAAAAGAATGGACACATCGTCGGATCAGAACTGATTGCGCAAAAGTTTGTCGATCGACGGTATTTTTGGCCGCGTCCTTCAGCTGGTGACTACGCTACGGTGGCTTCTGGGGCCTCAAATGCGGCTCCCACCAGTGAGAGTTTAAAAGTGGCCGTGCTGGAGCGTCGTTTACAAGGGGCCGTGGGTGAAATGCTTTTTACCTCTGGGAGTGGATTAGATCCTCACATTTCGGTGGCGGCGGCACGGGCGCAAGTTCAACGCGTCGTTCAAGAACGCAAATTGTCGCAAGAACAAACAGTGCTAGTTGAAAAGCTGATCCAGGCATACACTGAGAATCGACAATGGGGTCTTTTGGGCGAGGTGCGAGTGAATGTATTAAAACTCAATCTGGCCTTGGATGAGAAATTATGAGTGATGAATATCGTCCCAATCCCGATCGTTTGTTGGCGGGGATTAAAAAAGAAGAAGGCGAAAAAGTGCGTGGCCACTTTAGGGTCTTTTTTGGGATGTGTCCCGGCGTCGGCAAAACCTATGCGATGTTAAAGGCGGGTGTCGAACAAGTTCAACAAGGTGTCGATCTGGTTATTGGCGTTGTTGAGACTCACGGACGTAAAGAGACGGAAGAGTTGTTGTCGGGATTGGAAATTATTCCTCGTAAAAAAATCTTCTATAAAGAGACCATCTTAAGTGAGATGGATCTGGATGCGATCTTATCACGAAGACCCGCTTTGGTGTTGGTCGATGAATTGGCACATAGTAACGCCCCGGGGGCTCGCCACCCCAAACGATATCAGGATGTGGTTGAACTTTTGGATGCGGGTATTGATGTCTATTCGACCGTGAATGTTCAACATTTGGAAAGTCGTGCAGATTTGGTTCAGCAGATCACCGGGGTGAAAGTTCAAGAACGCATTCCCGATTCGATTTTGGATTTAGCCAATCAAATCGAGCTGATTGATATCTCAGCTCAAGGTCTTCTGAAGCGAATGAAGGAAGGCAAAGTCTATCAAGGGGATCGGGCGGTTCGTGCCGAAGAAAATTTTTTTAAAGAAACTCATCTGACGGCTTTGCGGGAGTTGGCCTTGCGCTATACCGCCGAACGAGTCGATCAGGATCTGCAGAATCAAATGGTAGTGCAGCAAATTCAAGGGCCCTGGAATACTCAGGAGCGTTTATTGGTGGCTGTCAGTCACAGTCCTTTTGCAGCACGATTGATTCGCGCGACCCGACGGATGTCTTTCAGTCTTGAAGCTCCGTGGATTGCACTTCACGTCGAAAGCGAGGCTCGACTGGGAAGTGAAGATCAGGCGATGCTTTTAAAAAATCTGAATCTTGCGCGGGAACTTGGTGCGGAAGTGGTTTCCGTTAAAAACAATAATATCGCTGAAAGCATTCGCGAGATTTCCCACGAACGCAATGTCACTCAGATTATTATGGGTCGTCCGCAACAGAGCTGGTGGCATCGACTGCAAGGCCGGGGATCTTTACTGGATCAACTTGTGCAAAAAAGCAGTGCGGTGGATGTGCATATTATTCGCCAGCAAGAGCGAGGGGCTTCGCGAAGAGTGAGGTGGATCCCACCTGGCTTTCAGTCATCTTTCACTGCTTACTGGTATGCTTTTTGTGGTCTTTTTGGGGTCAGTTTCATCTGTGGCCTCGCGGCGCCGGTGATAGGTTATAGGTCTGTTGGATTCATATTCCTTTTGACGATGATTATAATCGGTCTGGTGACGACTTTAGGGCCGGTTCTGTTTGCAGCGGCACTCAGTGCTTTAATCTGGAATTTTTTCTTTATTCCACCCGTGATGACGTTTGCGATTTCTTCGGCGGAAGACGTCATGATGTGTCTTTCTTATTTTCTGGTGGCTTTGCTAAGTGGTGTGCTGGCTGATCGAATTCACCAGCGCGATAAGGATCTGGAAAGCCGCGAAAGACGGACCCGTGTTTTGTATGAGCTGGTGCGTGAGTTTGCGTCAGCTATGTCCGTGATGGAAGTCAGTTTGGCGGCCTCACTGAGCTTAGAAAGAATTTTGAATGGAAAAGTGAAGATCATTCTGGCAGATGACGACGGCGAGCTTTTAAGAAAGTCCATCAACGATCTGAAAGTGGACGAAAAAGATTTTGCGCTGGCGGTTTGGGCTTTTGAAAACAATCGTCACGCCGGTTGGAAGACGGAAACGCTTTCTGAGTCTCGATGTTTAGCAATTCCTTTAAGGGCGAAGGAGCGATCCGTAGGTGTGCTATTGTTCTATCCGCGCGAAAAAGATAGTCTTAGCTTGGATCAACAGCATATCTTGGAAAATGTCTCGGCCCAAACGGCGATGGCTTTGGATCGCTTGCGCCTGCAAAAAAGGGCGGAGAAAGCGAAAGTATTAGAGGCCTCGGAAAGTCTTCATCAGGCGCTATTAAACTCTGTCTCCCATGAATTGCGTACACCTTTGACAGCCATTATCGGTTCGGCATCAGCGATTACAGATAAAACTTTATCTGAGCAAGAAAGTGTCCGTGATCAGTTGATCGAAGATATTATGGACTCTTCTTTAAGACTGAATCAGGTTGTTGAAAATCTACTGGACATGTCGCGATTGAACTCGGGGGTTCTTGAATTAAAAAAACAATGGATTGATCTGAACGATCTGGTCGCTGGCCTGCCTGGTAAGTTAAGGCGGCTGTTAGCGCAACATAAAATTT
This sequence is a window from Bdellovibrio sp. ArHS. Protein-coding genes within it:
- a CDS encoding multidrug efflux SMR transporter, with the protein product MANAYLYLAAAIVFEVLGTITMKYSEGFTKVLPVILTIVCHGICFVALAVALKSLPISIVYAIWAGVGTALMAFVGLWMFNEPLPVQKVLATSLIILGVVMLNFSENKPTEQIAKADNVKVLQPKQSSGAEVREVATITERNSG
- the kdpA gene encoding potassium-transporting ATPase subunit KdpA; the encoded protein is MDFNIADFFQILMVLMAVVAMTPILGGYMARVFQGEQTWFSRILRPLEKLTYRISGIQEHEEMNWKQYAWALLCFNVIGFIFVMLLMMFQQYLPLNPHGIANTSWHLAFNTAVSFMTNTNWQAYSGESTLSYLVQMAGLGVQNFVSAATGMAVFLVLTRGLSRRQMTALGNFWVDLTRTIVHMLLPFAFVMALLLVSQGVVQNFDAYVTATTVEGAQQILPQGPAASQIAIKQLGSNGGGFFGVNSAHPYENPTPWSNFLQMMALILLAAASTYTFGVLIQSRRQGWMLFSAMMAILIVMLSLSLWSEYRLNPFIGQGALMEGKETRFGVTNSVLWSVLTTSASNGSVNAMHSSLSPLSGGIAMVNMMLGEVIFGGVGAGMYGMLLFVILTVFISGLMVGRTPEYLGKKIEAKEIIWVVVGVLAPCVTILIFSALAIITPEGLAGLGHQGPHGLSEVLYAYTSAAGNNGSAFGSLSVNTSFYNVTLGLAMLIGRFAIIFPVLAVAGNLAGKKMAPASSGTFKTDSSLFAVILCAVIFIVGALTFFPALSLGPILEHLLMVRG
- the kdpB gene encoding potassium-transporting ATPase subunit KdpB; the protein is MSISTLSDKKILKQAFLESFKKLNPQVQWKNPVMFITWVGALVVSLIVVSYIRIGVAYTFELQLALWLWFTVLFANFSEALAEGRGKAQAEAMKKTRSHTMARKIIQGREELVVSLSLKKGDVVVCGAGDIIPGDGEITEGIATVDESAITGESAPVVREAGGDRSAVTGGTRVISDRIVIRITADPGHSFLDRMINLVEGAKRQKTPNEIALGILLVSLTLVFVLAVVTLKFFADYSARSAGQDLSHIVSVPILIALLVCLIPTTIGGLLSAIGISGMDRLIRKNVVAKSGRAVEAAGDIDVLMLDKTGTITLGNRMAFDFMAAPGVALEELAEAAQLASLSDETPEGRSIVVLAKQRFSLRAQSLEPHQAQFIPFTAQTRMSGVDLKTSTGIRLLRKGAGESIQKYVESIGGFFPMAVKSAADGIARQGGTPLVVAENNKVLGVIHLKDIVKGGIRERFAELRRMGIRTVMVTGDNPLTAAAIAAEAGVDDYIAQATPEMKLQRIREEQERGHLVAMTGDGTNDAPALAQADVGVAMNTGTQAAREAGNMVDLDSNPTKLIEIVETGKQLLMTRGALTTFSIANDIAKYFAIVPAMFAGLYMVNGEGPLGALNIMQLHSAQSAVLSAVIFNALIIIALIPLALRGVKYRPQGANIILQRNFLIYGLGGIIVPFIGIKVIDVCIVTMGWVL
- the kdpC gene encoding potassium-transporting ATPase subunit KdpC, with protein sequence MKSFIVSIRIFLFMTVLLGGIYPVAVTLLGQALFPWQARGSLLEKNGHIVGSELIAQKFVDRRYFWPRPSAGDYATVASGASNAAPTSESLKVAVLERRLQGAVGEMLFTSGSGLDPHISVAAARAQVQRVVQERKLSQEQTVLVEKLIQAYTENRQWGLLGEVRVNVLKLNLALDEKL
- a CDS encoding sensor histidine kinase KdpD, with amino-acid sequence MSDEYRPNPDRLLAGIKKEEGEKVRGHFRVFFGMCPGVGKTYAMLKAGVEQVQQGVDLVIGVVETHGRKETEELLSGLEIIPRKKIFYKETILSEMDLDAILSRRPALVLVDELAHSNAPGARHPKRYQDVVELLDAGIDVYSTVNVQHLESRADLVQQITGVKVQERIPDSILDLANQIELIDISAQGLLKRMKEGKVYQGDRAVRAEENFFKETHLTALRELALRYTAERVDQDLQNQMVVQQIQGPWNTQERLLVAVSHSPFAARLIRATRRMSFSLEAPWIALHVESEARLGSEDQAMLLKNLNLARELGAEVVSVKNNNIAESIREISHERNVTQIIMGRPQQSWWHRLQGRGSLLDQLVQKSSAVDVHIIRQQERGASRRVRWIPPGFQSSFTAYWYAFCGLFGVSFICGLAAPVIGYRSVGFIFLLTMIIIGLVTTLGPVLFAAALSALIWNFFFIPPVMTFAISSAEDVMMCLSYFLVALLSGVLADRIHQRDKDLESRERRTRVLYELVREFASAMSVMEVSLAASLSLERILNGKVKIILADDDGELLRKSINDLKVDEKDFALAVWAFENNRHAGWKTETLSESRCLAIPLRAKERSVGVLLFYPREKDSLSLDQQHILENVSAQTAMALDRLRLQKRAEKAKVLEASESLHQALLNSVSHELRTPLTAIIGSASAITDKTLSEQESVRDQLIEDIMDSSLRLNQVVENLLDMSRLNSGVLELKKQWIDLNDLVAGLPGKLRRLLAQHKISIVAPSLPIFLKLDEKLMEHVISNLLTNAVRYSPEGSTITLTLENTSGVVLSVKDEGPGIPAPSLAHIFTAFYRVPGSALGGVGLGLAIVKALVVAHGGEVYARNRTDRSGAEFIVKLPYEIPPQELTGES